Proteins from a single region of Leuconostoc gasicomitatum LMG 18811:
- the lepB gene encoding signal peptidase I: MQNKFVQFLKEWVVPILVAVVVVALIRTFLFSFVRVNGPSMTPNLQNGELVLLSKVSKYKRGDVVVFDARQEDPRIRSGEKDYVKRIIGLPGDTVSYQNSNLYVNNKRVNQNYIGINEQTQGTEMSFGSTWSLKTLSSTDQWQEKDRNHSRVPAGEYFVMGDHRSVSNDGRYFGFIDKQHIKGKVYVPFWNSNKTAKQNVNGQNKLFFAN; this comes from the coding sequence ATGCAAAATAAATTTGTTCAGTTTCTAAAAGAGTGGGTTGTACCAATCTTGGTCGCCGTTGTTGTGGTTGCCTTGATTCGAACTTTCTTATTCAGCTTTGTAAGGGTAAATGGGCCGTCAATGACGCCTAACTTGCAAAACGGTGAATTGGTTTTGTTAAGTAAAGTTTCTAAATATAAACGTGGTGATGTTGTGGTGTTTGATGCACGTCAAGAAGATCCAAGAATTAGATCTGGAGAAAAAGATTATGTCAAACGGATCATTGGCTTACCAGGAGATACGGTTTCATATCAAAATTCTAATTTATACGTGAATAACAAACGTGTTAATCAAAATTACATTGGTATCAATGAGCAAACACAAGGCACTGAAATGTCATTTGGCAGTACATGGTCATTGAAAACATTATCATCTACTGATCAATGGCAAGAAAAAGATCGTAACCATAGTAGGGTGCCCGCAGGTGAGTACTTTGTCATGGGTGATCATCGGTCAGTATCTAATGATGGTCGTTATTTTGGATTTATTGATAAGCAACATATTAAAGGAAAAGTCTATGTACCTTTCTGGAATTCAAATAAAACAGCTAAGCAAAATGTTAATGGTCAGAATAAACTTTTTTTTGCAAATTGA
- the coaBC gene encoding bifunctional phosphopantothenoylcysteine decarboxylase/phosphopantothenate--cysteine ligase CoaBC, translating into MFKEKNVLVMVSGSVAAYKSATLVRLLIKSGAQVRVGMTTAAQEFITSKTLSILSGNDVLTDLFVGHTSDVVHIDWAKWADIIFVVPATANIIGKLAQGIADDAVTTTIMASIADKIIAPAMNDNMLTNPAVVRNIETLKKDGWFVIEPAVGFLAEGYSAQGRLPEPVDILQQSAVRLRAKNGLLIGKKIIITAGGTHEALDPVRYLTNRSSGKMGYALARAAAEMGADVILITTIAREDIFGVKKIFVNSAQEMFDASIQAFATADIFISAAAVSDFKPAEKAIHKIKKQANGGLTLRLVQNPDILRTIGQSKKNHQIVIGFAAETQEILAHGQDKLIKKNADMLIINDVSRSDTGFSSDDNAVTILIPGRLPETLSKASKIDIARAIMTQVITLK; encoded by the coding sequence ATGTTTAAAGAAAAAAATGTTTTAGTAATGGTTTCTGGTAGTGTTGCCGCATATAAATCTGCAACATTGGTACGCTTATTGATAAAATCTGGTGCTCAGGTTCGAGTTGGCATGACAACTGCAGCACAAGAGTTTATTACAAGTAAAACCTTATCAATTCTGTCAGGAAATGATGTTTTAACAGATTTATTTGTTGGCCATACGTCAGATGTTGTTCATATCGATTGGGCAAAGTGGGCTGATATCATTTTTGTTGTACCGGCTACAGCTAATATTATTGGTAAACTGGCACAAGGAATAGCAGATGACGCTGTAACGACAACTATTATGGCATCAATTGCTGATAAAATAATTGCCCCAGCGATGAACGATAATATGCTGACAAATCCAGCAGTTGTGCGTAATATAGAGACATTAAAAAAAGATGGCTGGTTCGTAATTGAGCCAGCTGTTGGTTTTTTAGCTGAAGGCTATTCAGCGCAAGGCCGCTTACCTGAACCAGTTGATATTTTACAGCAGTCTGCTGTGAGATTGCGCGCAAAAAATGGCCTCTTAATAGGAAAAAAGATTATTATCACGGCTGGTGGGACACATGAAGCGCTAGATCCAGTACGTTATCTAACTAATCGATCCAGTGGTAAGATGGGTTACGCTTTAGCTCGTGCTGCTGCTGAGATGGGAGCAGATGTTATTTTAATTACAACAATAGCACGTGAAGATATATTTGGGGTAAAAAAAATATTTGTCAACTCGGCGCAAGAGATGTTTGATGCATCCATACAGGCATTTGCAACGGCTGACATTTTTATTAGTGCTGCCGCAGTTTCTGATTTTAAACCTGCAGAAAAAGCGATTCATAAAATTAAAAAGCAAGCCAATGGTGGTTTAACACTAAGACTGGTGCAAAATCCAGATATTTTACGAACTATCGGTCAATCTAAAAAGAATCATCAAATTGTGATCGGATTTGCTGCTGAAACGCAAGAAATATTAGCACATGGACAAGATAAATTAATCAAAAAAAATGCAGATATGTTAATTATTAATGATGTTAGTCGATCAGACACTGGCTTTTCATCGGATGACAATGCGGTCACAATTTTGATACCAGGACGCTTACCAGAAACATTATCGAAAGCATCTAAAATAGATATTGCGAGAGCCATTATGACACAAGTGATAACATTGAAATGA
- a CDS encoding toxin-antitoxin system HicB family antitoxin: MTNPIEESHKKSGKIPLRIDPELHEVLVTRANKEGRSLNNYLTKLLEDGLQPKNFEDRQFVGQVISGENFDLPSRLVSISGIYYRYLIDNAITAKADAQYAIIEANGNILTLRELK; the protein is encoded by the coding sequence ATGACAAATCCAATTGAAGAATCACACAAAAAATCAGGTAAAATACCATTGAGAATTGATCCGGAATTGCACGAAGTACTGGTAACACGTGCAAACAAAGAAGGGCGTTCACTGAATAATTATTTAACAAAATTATTAGAGGATGGTTTGCAACCCAAAAATTTCGAAGATCGACAGTTTGTAGGGCAAGTGATCTCAGGTGAAAATTTTGATTTACCTAGTCGTTTAGTATCAATTTCGGGTATTTATTACCGTTATTTGATTGATAATGCGATAACGGCTAAAGCAGATGCACAATATGCTATCATTGAAGCAAACGGAAATATTTTAACATTACGAGAATTGAAATAG
- the argS gene encoding arginine--tRNA ligase — protein sequence MANNEMVVASLAKVLTDFKPEEISMKLETPKSSEMGDVAFPTFTLAKVLHQAPQQIATDIVAKINQTGFEKVVAIGPYVNFFLDKPVTSGKILRLILKEQSHFGSNTDGNGNNVTIDMSSPNIAKPMSMGHLRSTVIGNALANITAKNGYVPVKINHLGDWGTQFGKLIYAYKTWGSETEVKADPIATLLRYYVEFHEKAKNDDTLNDAGRAWFKKLEDGDSEAHQLWQWFRAESLKEFTAIYDRLDITFDSFNGEAFYNDKMAKVVDVLEEKGLLVSSQGAKIVDLSAINSSLTPAMIKRSDGATLYMTRDLAAAVYRKETYHFSKSLYVVGGEQREHFVQMKAVLSLMGFTWADDVEHISFGLITFNGKKMSTRKGDVVLLKDVLDDAHELALKQIQEKNPALENKNIVAEQVGAGAVVFHDLMNDRTNNFDFNLEEVVRFEGDTGPYVQYTNARAKSILRKSGVTIVDQNLDLDDVATWDIVTILNSFPETVQRAWQQREASIVAKYALNLSRSFNRYYANSKILTNDQQLNARLALVQSVSIVLSESLRLLGVKSPEEM from the coding sequence ATGGCAAATAATGAAATGGTTGTCGCTTCACTAGCAAAGGTGTTGACAGATTTTAAACCAGAAGAAATTTCAATGAAGTTAGAAACACCTAAATCATCGGAAATGGGTGATGTAGCATTTCCAACTTTCACTTTAGCAAAGGTTTTGCATCAGGCACCTCAGCAAATTGCAACTGACATCGTCGCTAAAATTAATCAAACAGGCTTTGAAAAAGTTGTTGCGATTGGTCCTTATGTTAATTTCTTTTTAGATAAACCAGTTACATCAGGTAAAATTTTACGTTTGATTCTTAAAGAACAATCGCATTTTGGCAGTAATACAGATGGCAATGGGAACAATGTTACGATCGACATGTCATCACCTAACATTGCTAAGCCAATGTCTATGGGACATCTAAGATCAACCGTTATCGGCAATGCATTAGCAAACATTACGGCCAAAAATGGATATGTTCCTGTTAAAATCAACCATTTAGGAGATTGGGGAACACAGTTTGGTAAGTTGATTTATGCTTATAAGACTTGGGGTTCAGAAACTGAAGTTAAAGCTGATCCAATTGCTACACTACTACGTTATTATGTTGAATTTCATGAGAAAGCTAAAAACGACGACACGTTGAATGATGCTGGCCGTGCTTGGTTTAAAAAGTTAGAAGATGGCGATTCAGAAGCACATCAGTTATGGCAATGGTTCCGTGCGGAATCGTTGAAAGAGTTTACAGCAATTTACGATCGCTTGGATATTACATTTGATTCTTTTAACGGCGAAGCTTTCTATAATGATAAGATGGCTAAAGTCGTTGATGTTTTAGAGGAAAAAGGTCTTTTGGTGTCCTCACAAGGCGCTAAAATTGTTGACTTATCAGCTATTAATTCTAGTTTGACACCAGCAATGATAAAGCGGTCAGATGGTGCTACATTGTATATGACACGTGATCTAGCAGCAGCTGTTTATCGCAAAGAAACGTACCATTTTTCAAAATCACTCTATGTGGTTGGTGGCGAGCAACGTGAGCATTTTGTACAAATGAAAGCAGTCTTATCATTAATGGGCTTTACATGGGCAGACGATGTTGAACATATTTCATTTGGATTAATTACATTTAATGGCAAAAAAATGTCGACACGTAAGGGTGATGTTGTGTTGCTAAAAGATGTCTTAGATGATGCACATGAGTTAGCATTGAAACAAATACAAGAAAAGAATCCGGCACTTGAGAATAAAAATATTGTGGCAGAACAAGTTGGTGCAGGTGCAGTTGTCTTTCACGATTTAATGAATGATAGAACAAACAATTTTGATTTTAATTTAGAGGAAGTTGTTCGTTTTGAGGGTGATACAGGACCTTATGTACAGTATACTAATGCTCGTGCAAAATCAATCTTGCGGAAATCTGGTGTCACAATTGTTGATCAGAATTTAGACTTGGATGATGTGGCAACATGGGATATTGTGACAATTCTTAATAGTTTTCCAGAAACGGTGCAACGTGCATGGCAACAACGTGAGGCAAGTATCGTTGCAAAGTATGCTTTAAATTTGTCACGATCATTTAATAGATATTATGCTAATTCAAAAATTTTAACAAATGATCAGCAACTAAATGCACGTTTAGCGTTAGTGCAATCAGTGTCGATTGTACTATCAGAAAGTTTACGTTTGTTAGGTGTGAAGTCACCAGAGGAAATGTAA
- a CDS encoding YlbF family regulator encodes MTVNIYDNANEMANVLKQTQEYTAWQKAFDDIQNNEEAKNLFGKFQEVQVAVQKMMQVQQQPNPEQEKEWDIIAAEVQKNELITALLTAEQALNKLLTELNDIITKPVADAYAQLRK; translated from the coding sequence ATGACAGTTAATATTTATGATAATGCCAATGAAATGGCAAATGTATTGAAGCAAACACAAGAATATACAGCATGGCAAAAAGCTTTTGATGACATTCAAAATAATGAAGAAGCTAAGAACTTGTTTGGTAAGTTTCAAGAGGTACAAGTTGCCGTGCAAAAAATGATGCAAGTCCAACAACAACCAAATCCAGAACAAGAAAAAGAATGGGATATTATTGCAGCTGAAGTGCAAAAAAACGAACTAATTACAGCACTTTTAACAGCTGAACAGGCATTAAATAAATTATTAACGGAACTTAATGATATTATTACAAAACCTGTTGCTGATGCTTACGCACAACTACGAAAGTAA
- a CDS encoding SPFH domain-containing protein encodes MIFFRIVPQNNAGLVETLGKYSRRKEAGLHFYVPFFQTIRNVSLAMRPLRLPDYSVITADNADIKASVTLNYHVTDAVKYMYENTDSVESMAQLVRGHLRDIIGRMELNEALGSTTKINVQLAEAIGDLTNTYGINVDRINIDELRPSVSIQEAMDKQLTADRERVATIARAEGQARSIELTTKATNDALMATAKAEADATKTRADAERYRIDTVQAGLAGADDKYFQNQSINAFTTLASSAANLVIVDGKEISQLGQLPVVGKLLEKGLK; translated from the coding sequence ATGATTTTTTTTAGAATTGTACCACAGAATAATGCGGGGTTAGTCGAAACATTAGGCAAGTACAGTCGTCGCAAAGAAGCTGGTTTGCATTTTTATGTGCCTTTTTTTCAGACAATTCGAAATGTCAGCTTAGCCATGCGTCCACTTCGTTTACCAGACTATTCAGTGATTACTGCTGATAACGCTGATATTAAAGCTAGTGTGACGTTGAATTATCATGTAACAGATGCTGTGAAGTATATGTATGAAAACACTGACTCTGTAGAGTCAATGGCACAATTGGTACGTGGTCATTTGCGGGATATTATTGGTCGTATGGAATTAAATGAAGCATTAGGGTCAACAACGAAAATTAATGTACAATTGGCGGAAGCAATTGGTGATTTAACGAATACGTATGGCATCAATGTTGATCGTATCAATATTGATGAATTACGACCATCGGTATCCATTCAAGAAGCCATGGACAAACAACTAACAGCTGATCGAGAACGTGTGGCTACAATTGCTAGGGCAGAAGGTCAGGCGCGCTCGATCGAGCTCACTACAAAAGCAACAAATGATGCATTGATGGCAACGGCCAAAGCAGAAGCTGATGCAACTAAAACTCGAGCTGATGCAGAACGTTACCGTATTGATACAGTTCAAGCTGGACTAGCAGGAGCTGATGATAAGTATTTCCAAAACCAATCAATTAATGCATTTACAACATTAGCTAGTTCTGCAGCTAATCTAGTCATTGTCGATGGTAAAGAAATATCTCAACTGGGTCAACTACCTGTGGTTGGTAAGTTACTTGAAAAAGGTTTGAAATAA
- a CDS encoding arginine repressor encodes MISKQQRQELILDIIQNQPITSQEELLSELLKHRVETTQTTVSRDIRALGIVRIKDINNDLRYQQLQDQGETPDLVVTENAIDAAIIEYAVFVKRVQFMTIIRTTDSSGNAVAGIIDDANLPQVIATLAGFDTIYVTSPDEVSAEALTKRWSALIG; translated from the coding sequence ATGATTTCAAAACAACAACGACAAGAACTTATTCTTGATATCATTCAAAATCAGCCAATCACTAGTCAAGAAGAGTTACTGAGTGAACTTTTAAAACATCGTGTTGAAACAACACAAACAACGGTTTCAAGGGATATTCGTGCATTAGGCATCGTCAGAATTAAGGATATTAATAATGATTTACGTTATCAACAATTGCAAGATCAGGGTGAGACACCTGACCTCGTCGTAACAGAAAATGCGATAGATGCTGCTATTATCGAATATGCTGTTTTTGTCAAGCGTGTTCAGTTTATGACAATTATAAGGACAACAGATTCAAGTGGGAATGCCGTTGCTGGCATAATTGACGATGCAAACTTGCCGCAAGTCATTGCAACGTTAGCTGGATTTGACACAATTTATGTGACAAGTCCAGATGAAGTAAGTGCAGAAGCGTTAACTAAACGTTGGTCGGCATTGATAGGATAA
- a CDS encoding aspartate carbamoyltransferase catalytic subunit, producing the protein MRHFLNINSVNESDVLKLIQRALAFKSGVQPDQTNLTVSNLFFENSTRTHSSFQMAENKLGFQQIRIEPQSSSMSKGESLVDTLKTLKAIGVDVAVIRHNVTSWYESVLSAEGHAIPQLVNAGDGSGQHPSQSLLDLVTIYEQFGHFTGLNIRIVGDLMHSRVARSNAEILKRLGANMTFSGPENWLPKDFSQFGEFVAIDKEWEQLDVVMFLRVQHERITQTENQIFLTKQYHAKFGLNKLRYEQLKAQAIIMHPAPVNRDVEIADEFVEAPKSRIFEQMTNGVFARMAILEYTMETNHATY; encoded by the coding sequence ATGCGACATTTTTTGAATATAAATTCAGTAAATGAATCTGATGTGCTAAAATTAATTCAACGGGCCTTAGCATTCAAGTCAGGTGTGCAGCCCGATCAGACCAATTTGACGGTAAGTAATTTGTTTTTTGAAAATTCTACACGTACGCATAGCAGTTTTCAGATGGCAGAAAATAAGTTAGGTTTTCAACAAATTAGAATTGAGCCGCAAAGCAGTTCAATGTCAAAAGGTGAAAGTTTAGTCGACACGTTGAAAACACTAAAAGCTATTGGTGTTGATGTTGCTGTTATTAGGCATAATGTTACGAGTTGGTATGAAAGTGTTCTGAGTGCAGAAGGACATGCTATACCACAGCTTGTGAATGCTGGGGACGGCAGTGGGCAGCATCCTTCTCAGAGTTTGCTAGATTTGGTGACAATTTACGAACAATTTGGTCATTTTACTGGTTTAAATATTCGAATTGTTGGTGATTTAATGCATTCTCGTGTGGCACGTTCAAATGCGGAAATTTTGAAAAGATTAGGCGCTAACATGACATTTTCTGGACCAGAAAATTGGCTACCAAAAGATTTTAGTCAATTTGGTGAGTTTGTGGCTATTGATAAAGAATGGGAACAGCTTGATGTTGTGATGTTTCTGCGTGTGCAACATGAGCGTATCACACAGACTGAAAATCAAATTTTTTTAACCAAACAATATCATGCTAAATTTGGACTGAATAAATTACGGTATGAACAGCTTAAAGCGCAGGCAATTATCATGCATCCAGCACCAGTTAATCGTGACGTGGAAATTGCCGATGAATTTGTTGAAGCACCAAAGTCACGTATTTTTGAACAAATGACGAATGGGGTGTTTGCAAGGATGGCAATACTAGAATATACAATGGAGACAAATCATGCAACTTATTAA
- a CDS encoding PBP1A family penicillin-binding protein, with the protein MSWLKHIIKKINEKFSPFAKRWQFGRFLIIVFLSFFLIMSMYLVTLAKTAHVKNLQATLAQTTTVYDDSGAKAGELYSQKGTYVKYSRISQNMRDAVISSEDRNFYHEYGFSVKGIARSAVLNIKNKLLGSSTIAGGGSTLTQQLVKNAYLTQEQTITRKAKEIFLSMQVEQDYTKNQILTMYLNNAWFGNGVWGVEDASQKYFGVHASELTTSQAATLTGMLPSPALYNPIDHPQAATKRRNVVLSTMVATKRLSASQLKQSQAAPMILNDTYNSSNKYQYPWFFDSVISEAIKTYGLTESDVMNRGYKIYTTLNQQDQTNLQQNFNNSAMFNYNTDAQAASVVLNAKTGGVRALVGGREEEHTFRGFNYATQSKLSPGSSIKPIAVYAPALEKGYSIDTSLPNTTRTFGTNGWEVHNALNVQTDDVPMYEALEHSYNVPAVYLLNKIGVNAGYASARKFGLPLSDKDKNLALSLGGLTVGVSPMQMAQAYTAFANDGVMSDAHFITKIVDATGKVIVNHPKAKQKRVISSRVADNMTRMMLGTYTNGTGLGAAPAGFTIAGKTGTTENPNDTENSQSSKDSWAMAYTKDVVEATWMGLDDKSKNNSLPLGLTATMGPLVKTSLEEILPNTPGTNFTVTNPNSGTDSNSKAFKWSDIGSDFSKGVDNAVEGANKTWQTIKGLFGN; encoded by the coding sequence ATGAGTTGGTTGAAGCATATTATAAAAAAAATAAACGAGAAATTTTCCCCATTCGCTAAACGTTGGCAATTTGGACGTTTTCTTATCATAGTTTTTTTATCATTTTTTTTGATTATGAGTATGTACTTGGTTACTTTAGCGAAAACAGCGCATGTTAAAAATTTACAGGCAACGTTAGCACAAACAACAACGGTCTATGATGATTCAGGTGCAAAAGCCGGGGAACTGTATTCGCAAAAGGGAACTTATGTCAAGTATAGTCGTATATCTCAAAATATGCGTGATGCGGTTATATCAAGTGAGGATCGAAATTTTTACCATGAGTATGGTTTTTCTGTGAAAGGAATCGCTCGTTCAGCGGTACTTAATATTAAGAATAAGCTCTTAGGTTCATCTACTATCGCTGGTGGCGGATCTACTTTGACACAACAACTTGTTAAAAATGCTTACTTGACGCAAGAGCAGACAATAACACGTAAGGCTAAAGAAATTTTCTTATCGATGCAAGTTGAACAAGATTATACAAAAAATCAAATATTAACGATGTACCTGAATAACGCTTGGTTTGGCAATGGTGTTTGGGGTGTTGAAGATGCGTCTCAAAAGTATTTCGGTGTTCATGCTAGCGAGTTAACAACATCGCAAGCAGCAACTTTGACTGGCATGTTACCAAGCCCAGCGCTATATAATCCAATTGATCATCCACAAGCAGCAACTAAACGTCGTAATGTTGTTTTAAGTACAATGGTAGCAACAAAACGCTTGTCAGCATCACAATTAAAACAATCACAAGCAGCACCCATGATTTTGAATGATACGTATAATAGTTCAAATAAATATCAGTATCCGTGGTTTTTTGATTCAGTTATCAGCGAAGCTATTAAAACATATGGTTTAACTGAAAGTGATGTTATGAATCGTGGCTATAAAATTTATACAACATTAAATCAACAAGATCAAACAAATTTACAACAAAATTTTAATAATAGTGCTATGTTTAATTACAATACGGATGCGCAAGCAGCAAGTGTTGTGCTAAATGCGAAAACAGGTGGCGTTCGTGCACTTGTGGGTGGTCGTGAAGAAGAGCACACATTCCGAGGATTTAATTATGCAACGCAATCAAAATTATCACCAGGTTCATCAATTAAGCCAATTGCTGTGTATGCACCTGCCTTAGAAAAGGGTTATAGTATCGACACAAGCTTACCGAATACGACACGCACGTTTGGTACAAATGGTTGGGAAGTTCATAATGCATTGAATGTACAAACAGATGATGTACCTATGTACGAAGCTTTAGAGCACTCTTACAATGTGCCAGCGGTTTACTTATTAAATAAAATTGGTGTGAATGCAGGCTATGCAAGTGCACGCAAATTCGGTTTACCATTATCAGATAAAGATAAAAATCTTGCGTTGTCTCTAGGTGGCTTAACAGTTGGTGTTTCTCCTATGCAAATGGCACAAGCCTACACTGCTTTTGCCAACGATGGTGTTATGAGTGATGCACACTTTATTACAAAAATTGTTGATGCAACTGGCAAGGTGATTGTGAACCATCCTAAAGCTAAGCAAAAGCGTGTCATTAGTTCGCGCGTTGCAGATAATATGACACGTATGATGCTTGGCACTTATACTAATGGGACTGGTTTAGGGGCAGCACCGGCAGGTTTTACTATTGCTGGTAAAACAGGTACAACCGAAAATCCCAATGATACGGAAAATAGTCAATCATCGAAAGATTCTTGGGCGATGGCGTATACAAAGGATGTTGTCGAAGCTACTTGGATGGGGTTAGATGATAAAAGTAAAAATAATAGTTTGCCCCTTGGATTAACAGCAACTATGGGGCCTTTGGTAAAAACTTCATTAGAGGAAATTTTGCCAAATACACCAGGAACAAACTTTACTGTAACAAATCCAAATAGTGGTACCGACAGTAATAGTAAGGCATTTAAGTGGTCAGATATTGGTTCTGATTTCTCAAAGGGAGTTGATAATGCTGTAGAAGGGGCCAATAAAACTTGGCAAACTATTAAGGGATTATTTGGCAATTAA
- the murE gene encoding UDP-N-acetylmuramyl-tripeptide synthetase: MKLTSKTIEQLLIEQQLLVSKPNIDLAFDFLHYDTRQVKANTLLVVKGAFRPEYLTHTADIEGLITETILDVSLPQWQVTNVQKALAVLSMAFFDYPQKALWIGAFTGTKGKTTAAYMAFNILKDATNNHTALFSTVDRITGTGPGDKKKSDLTTPESYELFKDMRQAVDNGMTHLIMEVSSQAYLKQRVYGLRYNVGAFLNISPDHIGPNEHPTFEDYLAHKMMLFDHSDQVIVNAESEHLKTVLGHATQTHDKVYTYSLAGQGGNYSYVSRESAIHESRLIVEPSDLNELAGEYRLNLPGDFNESNAMAALIMTALAGAKHENMVHGLDVVFIPGRMLSLPIVGHGVAFVDYAHNYASMRALLNFAQNQYPEGKVLVVVGSPGNKGVSRRADFGRVVSELADIVYLTADDPQFESPKAIADEIAENINNKQLEVHFEMDRIKAIFQAIKQSGERDIVIVAGKGEDPYQKINGKDVPYIGDYAVVQSYHD, translated from the coding sequence ATGAAACTTACAAGCAAAACAATTGAACAATTATTAATTGAACAACAGCTATTGGTATCAAAACCAAATATAGATTTGGCATTTGATTTTTTACATTATGATACGCGGCAGGTGAAAGCCAACACGTTACTTGTTGTTAAAGGCGCCTTCCGACCTGAGTATTTGACGCATACAGCTGATATAGAAGGCTTGATTACTGAGACAATATTAGATGTTTCTTTACCGCAGTGGCAAGTGACAAATGTTCAAAAAGCACTAGCTGTTTTGTCAATGGCTTTTTTTGATTATCCGCAAAAAGCCTTGTGGATTGGCGCTTTTACAGGAACAAAAGGTAAAACAACAGCTGCATATATGGCATTTAATATCTTAAAAGATGCTACAAACAATCATACAGCTTTGTTTTCAACTGTTGATCGTATTACAGGTACAGGACCTGGAGACAAGAAAAAATCGGATTTAACAACACCGGAATCCTACGAATTATTTAAAGATATGCGTCAAGCAGTAGACAATGGTATGACGCATTTGATTATGGAAGTAAGTTCTCAAGCTTACTTGAAACAACGTGTTTACGGTCTACGTTATAATGTTGGCGCGTTTTTAAATATTTCGCCGGATCACATCGGACCAAATGAACACCCAACTTTTGAAGATTATCTGGCTCATAAAATGATGCTGTTTGATCATTCAGACCAGGTTATTGTGAATGCTGAAAGTGAGCATCTTAAGACAGTTTTGGGGCATGCGACGCAAACACACGATAAGGTTTATACGTACAGTTTGGCGGGTCAAGGTGGCAATTATTCTTATGTTTCACGAGAAAGCGCTATTCACGAAAGTCGACTAATTGTTGAGCCAAGTGATTTAAATGAACTTGCTGGTGAATATCGTTTGAATTTACCAGGTGACTTTAATGAGTCAAACGCTATGGCAGCATTAATTATGACTGCACTGGCTGGCGCAAAACACGAAAATATGGTTCATGGATTAGATGTTGTTTTTATACCCGGTCGCATGTTAAGCTTGCCAATTGTAGGTCATGGCGTTGCCTTTGTAGACTATGCTCATAATTATGCATCGATGCGTGCATTACTTAATTTTGCTCAAAACCAGTATCCAGAAGGTAAAGTATTGGTTGTTGTTGGATCTCCTGGCAATAAAGGGGTCTCGCGACGTGCTGACTTTGGCCGAGTAGTTTCGGAACTAGCAGATATTGTCTATTTAACAGCTGACGATCCCCAATTTGAATCGCCAAAAGCTATTGCCGATGAAATTGCTGAAAATATTAATAATAAACAGCTTGAGGTTCATTTTGAAATGGATCGTATCAAGGCGATTTTTCAAGCAATTAAGCAATCAGGAGAGAGAGACATTGTCATAGTTGCCGGTAAAGGTGAAGACCCCTACCAAAAAATTAATGGTAAGGATGTACCATATATTGGTGATTATGCAGTTGTTCAAAGTTACCATGACTAA